Sequence from the Symbiopectobacterium purcellii genome:
CGAACAAAACAGAGCAAACACGAAAAAAAATTATCGCTGCTGCGCTGGACGTGTTCATAAACCAGGGGTTTTCTGATGCTCGTGTGGCCGATATCTGTAAGAAGGCAGGTGTGGCCAAGGGTTCAATGTATAACTACTTTCAAACAAAGGAGAGCCTTTTTGAAAGTGTATTGCAGGAGTTCATAGCAACGGCGCGCATTGAATTACAAAGTGGACACCGTCGGCAAGACGAAACGATCAAACAGTATTTAAAGCGCGTTCTTTTACCCGTCATGCAAACGCTGGAATCGTCGGGCCGCGCGCAAATAGCCAGATTGGTTATTGTTGAGAGTGACAGATTCCCCTCTCTTGCCGAGGCCTATGTTCGTGAAGTGCATCAACCGCTGATTGATGCTTTACGGCCGCTGTTGGATGTGGCTTTACAAGAGGGTGAACTAAAAAATGACGGACTTGTTCGTTATCCCCATTTGTTGCTGGCATCGAATTGGATTGGGATGATACACAATGGCATGCTGTGTGCCTCCAGCCCATTAAATCTTGGTGAATTATTTGAGATTGGGTTGGATACTTTTTTTGATGACTCTAAAAAATAAAATAATGTCAGTATTAATATTGCTGACACCCATTGCAGGCTAAACGGCCTTTTTCCTTCCTTATGTATCATATTCAACCACCGCTGTTAGCCACTCGGCAACAGCGGTAATAAAGTGTTACTTTATCAGGAGTCTAAAATGGGAAGTGAAAGAGTCGGAAATAAGAAGATCATAGAAGAACTTGAGTATGTAAAACCCAGATTCGTACCAAATATACTAATTTCAGGATTAGTCCTTTTAGCACTTCTGGTTGCAATATATTGTGGGTTTATATCGAAACAGTTACCTGACTTTTCAGCATATTCCACTGTCTTACTCTTGCTCCTCTCTTTTATCATTTGTGTCACTGTTACGCCCAAAAACTACACCGTTGGTTTCCTTACGTCATTGTTACCTTTCGTCATTGCCTGGCGTGTTGGTGCCATGAATAACGTCACCCCCGTGATGGCGATAAGCTCAGTGGGTATGTTCTTTTTTGCTATACAATTTTTTGATTGTATGCGCAACGATCAAAAAAATTATAAAAAAGATGGCGGTCTCGGAGACATACAATGGCAAATGACGATTGTTCGCATTTATTTCGCTTTTAATGAAGTCGGGCACTGCACAGAGAAACTGTTTGCGGGGATGGGATCTTTCCAGAACCTGGAACAGGCATTCATCCGCTATGGTTTACATTCAAATACCGCTGGATATGTGATTTTTGCAGGATTATGTGAACTCGCATTAGCTATTGGCGTTGGGTTCGGATTCCTGACCCGCTTGGCGGGGCTGGGTGGATTCCTTTATATTCTCAGCGTTAATCAATTTGGCGGACATTTCTTTAATGGGTACACATGGAATATTCGTGCATCCGGCGGCCTTAGCAACGGTGGATGGGAATATATAGTGTTGTTACTGGTATTTTTCGGGAGTTTCACCCTCTCTGGCGGTGGCAAATTCTCACTGGATCACTGGTTAATTCGTCGTAACCTGATGCCTTCATTTCTTATCCCGCTATGCCTGAGTAAGGCAGCTCGGGAAGACGCCATGGCGAAAAAATAATTCGCGCCCCCGCTCGTCATGAGCGGGGTATCTTGCAACCTTCGCTGAATTACTACTCCGCCGTTTATTGGTGCAGTTTCCCCTTGGCATCCATGGCAATCAGCAGCACGGATGAAAGGATAAGCAGCGTGCCAAGCCAATCCGGCAGCGTAAACGTAATGCCCAACAGCAACAAGGATAGCACTGCGCTGGTCAGCGGCTCCGCGCAGCTAAGAATGCTGGCCTTCTGGCCGCCAATCAGCGATGCGCCCTTGAGATACAGGCTAAACGTCACGGCAGTGCCCACGATAATCAGATAGAAGAAGGCAAACAGACCCAGACCGTTAACTGCAATGTTCTCTTCCGGCAGCAGGAAGAACGGCATCATCGATACCCCTGCAATAAACATGCTCCACCCCACCACCAGCAACGTGCCGTGTCGGGATATCAGGCCCGAGGAGTAGGTAGAATAAAAAGCGGCAGCAAAGGCGGAAGCAATCCCCCAGATCAACGCCGCAGGCGAGATCGACAGCGACGTCGGATTACCGTGCGTCACCAGCAAAAAAGTGCCCGCCAGCGAAGTGAGTATTGCGGCACACACAAACATACCCGGCAACTTTTTCCGCGTCAGCGCAAACCAGGTGACAATCACCGTTGGGGAGAGAAACTGAAGGATAGTCCCGGTTGCCGCGTTTGATTTTTCAATCGTGACCAAAAAGGTAAACTGCACCGTCAGCGTACCGCACAGACTGAAAATAAAGAGCTTGGTGGCCTCTTTCTTCTCGCTGAACACGCTAAAAACCGGCTGGCCTTGCAAGAAACCGAGCATTAACAGAATGATGCCGGAAAACAGCAGGCGCGACATCGTCAACCAACCGGCGGAAATATGCAGGTGCTCCATCAAGTATTGAGCACAAACACCAGAACTGCCCCACAGAATGGAGGCGATTAACACGTATAACATGCCTTGTTTGGCAAGACTCATCACAACCTCATGGCGGAATAAAACGGAGTAAGGCGACACCCATTAATCACGTCCACAGCACGCAACCAATACGCTATCGCCCTATGCCCTACACCATAACAGAAAATATACCCTAAATAATTCAAGTTGCAGGAAGGCGGCAAGTGAATGACAAATCTGTCTGGAACAGATTTGAACAGCGCTTGCGCTGGCCCACAGGGTGAATCTCAGGGATGAGATTCATTCATCCCCAGAAGCTTACTCAGGTAAGTGACTGGGGTGAGTGAACGCAGCCAACACACCTGCAACGTGAAGCATGACGGGTATAGACGGCCTTTTCGATAAGTCAGCCTAAAAAATCATACCCATACACCAGGTTATAGTGCTTTTAGCAATGCGAATGCCTCTTTCATCCGATCTTCGCTCACCACAAAGGCGCGCAGCTGCCCCTCAGCATCCATACCCTGTGCCACCATGCCCTCCGGCGCAGTGGCAATCTGCCAGCGTAAGTCACCGCGGCCCGATTCTCCGGCCAGATGTAACGGCAGCGCCAGCGTTTTTACCTTCACCAGCATGGCGGGCAGTGCGAGCGCGGTGCTAACGCCAAGCAGCGTTTTCGCCAGTGCGATAGCGCTTAGCTGGATCGGTTGCAGAAAGGGGCGTACTTGCCCTGCAATCTCGGCGCAGTCGCCTAACGCATAGATATCTGCCTGGCTGGTTTGCAGCGTGCTGTCTACCACCACGCCGCGTCGGGTGACAATCCCGGCGCGTTGCGCCAGCGTTGTTTCCGGGCACAGGCCGGTCGCGGCCACCACCACATCCACGTCACTGATGCGATCGCCATCGAATCGGGCACGAATGCCTTTCTCAGTCTGTTCCAGCGATTGCAGTTTTGCTTTCAACAACAGATGCGTTCCCATATCGACCAGACAGTGTTGCAGGCGGCCACTCACCTCCGGCGGCAACAACGTCGGCAACACGCTGGCAGCGCAATCAGCCAGCGTAACCGCCTTACCGGCACGGCAAAAATCCATCGCCAACTCGGTACCAATCAGCCCTGCGCCGACCACCAACACCCGCCGCGCATCCTGCAACTGCGCTTCACACGCACGGTATTCTTGCTGGCTGTTCAACGTCAGCATCAGCTCATGCCCCGGAACCGAAGGCACCGATGCGGAGGCCCCCGTTGCCAGTACCAGCTTGTCGTAGCACCATTCGCTGTCGTGACTTTTTACGCGATGCTGTGCGACATCGATGTCGGTGATCCGGGTATTTGGGTAGAGCCGTAGCTGATATTGCTCAGCAAACGCCCCCATCGACTGGCGCGTCAGATCGTCGGCGCATTGCCCTTGGCTTATCACATGGCTGAGATCGGGCTTGTTATATTCATCCATGCTGTCAGCAGCAATCAACGACAGCGGGATCGCCGTATCCTGCTTGCGAATATGCTTCACCAATTGGCGCGCCGCGAAGCCTGATCCGATAATAACGATACCGTGACTCATACAGCCTCCACCGCCAGTTCATCAAATACCGCCTTACCCAGGGAACATTCCGGGCACAGGAAACTGTCTGGCACCTGGCTCCACGGCGTTCCGGGTGCCACATCCTGCATCGGCTCACCGCGTGCCGGGTCATACACCCACTGGCAAACGCTGCACTGCATCTGTGGCCCCAGATCGGCAGCCGCGTTGTCAGCACAAGCGCAGGCGTCCGGTTGCGACGTTGCGCGCACCGCTTCTGGCAACGGTGAGAGTGCCCACTGGCGACCAATTTCACGCCCGTGCTCACGGCACATTTCCAGCGCATCGATATCGGGACGCCATTTAGCCTTCAACGCAAGGGTGGTTTCGAAACCGGCATCCATCAAACGCGTTTGCACGCGATCGACCGCGCCGCCGTTCCAGCCATAGCTGCCGAAAGCAGACGCTTTTTTGTTACGAAAACGCAGCCCTGTCAGCTCCTCCAACATGCCCGCCACTTTGGGCATCATAACGTTGTTCATGGTGGACGATCCCACCAGAACCCCCTTGGAGCGGAACACGTTAGTCAGAATATCGTTTTTATCACTGCGCGAAATATTGAAAATTTTCACTGCAACACGCGGATCAACGTCGTTGATGCCCTGTGCGATAGCGTCCGCCATCATGCGCGTATTGTTGGACATGGTGTCGTAGAAGATAGTGATGCGATCTTCCTGATAATCCGCCGCCCACTTCAGGTACAACTCCACGATTTGCGTCGGGTTGTCACGCCACACCACACCGTGTGAGGTAGCAATCATATCAACTGGCAGATTAAAGCCGAGGATCTCCGTGATTTTCGGCGTCACCAGTCGGCTGAACGGCGTCAGGATGTTGGCGTAGTAGCGCTGGCACTGCTCAAACAGTTCGGTCTGGTCAACTTCGTCGTTAAACAGACGCTCATCGCAGTAGTGCTGACCGAATGCGTCGTTACTGAACAGCACCGCATCGCCCGTCATGTAGGTCATCATGCTATCCGGCCAATGCAGCATCGGCGTTTCCACAAACACCAACTGTTTACCATTGCCAATATCCAGGGTGTCGCCGGTTTTCACCACGTGGAAGTGCCATTCCGGGTGATGGTGATGACCATTAATCGAATCAATAGCATTGGCGGTGCAGTAGATAGGCGTATTGGGAATCTGCGACATCAGCTCGGTTAACGCGCCCGCATGGTCCTCTTCTGCATGGTTGATAATGATGTAATCAATCTGCGCCAGATCGATTTCTGTGCGCAGGTTCTGGACGAAATCACGGCTGAACTTGTGATCCACCGTGTCAATAAGCACGTTTTTCTCTTCGCGAATCAGGTAACTGTTATAGCTGCTGCCGCGCAAGGTTTTGTATTCGGTGCCGTGAAAATCGCGCACTTCCCAATCACGCAGTCCTACCCAATGGATGTTGTTCTTTACATGAATAGCCATATCAACCTCAAATTATGCGGTAATGCGAATAAGATAGTTGGGCTATATCAATTGGCATGCCATGTTTTTAATTTAATGTTTTTAAAAAGATTTATCACATTATCTAAAAATAAACATG
This genomic interval carries:
- a CDS encoding TetR/AcrR family transcriptional regulator is translated as MDEKEAPQTERSRGPSTNKTEQTRKKIIAAALDVFINQGFSDARVADICKKAGVAKGSMYNYFQTKESLFESVLQEFIATARIELQSGHRRQDETIKQYLKRVLLPVMQTLESSGRAQIARLVIVESDRFPSLAEAYVREVHQPLIDALRPLLDVALQEGELKNDGLVRYPHLLLASNWIGMIHNGMLCASSPLNLGELFEIGLDTFFDDSKK
- a CDS encoding DoxX family protein, encoding MGSERVGNKKIIEELEYVKPRFVPNILISGLVLLALLVAIYCGFISKQLPDFSAYSTVLLLLLSFIICVTVTPKNYTVGFLTSLLPFVIAWRVGAMNNVTPVMAISSVGMFFFAIQFFDCMRNDQKNYKKDGGLGDIQWQMTIVRIYFAFNEVGHCTEKLFAGMGSFQNLEQAFIRYGLHSNTAGYVIFAGLCELALAIGVGFGFLTRLAGLGGFLYILSVNQFGGHFFNGYTWNIRASGGLSNGGWEYIVLLLVFFGSFTLSGGGKFSLDHWLIRRNLMPSFLIPLCLSKAAREDAMAKK
- a CDS encoding EamA family transporter, with the translated sequence MSLAKQGMLYVLIASILWGSSGVCAQYLMEHLHISAGWLTMSRLLFSGIILLMLGFLQGQPVFSVFSEKKEATKLFIFSLCGTLTVQFTFLVTIEKSNAATGTILQFLSPTVIVTWFALTRKKLPGMFVCAAILTSLAGTFLLVTHGNPTSLSISPAALIWGIASAFAAAFYSTYSSGLISRHGTLLVVGWSMFIAGVSMMPFFLLPEENIAVNGLGLFAFFYLIIVGTAVTFSLYLKGASLIGGQKASILSCAEPLTSAVLSLLLLGITFTLPDWLGTLLILSSVLLIAMDAKGKLHQ
- the norW gene encoding NADH:flavorubredoxin reductase NorW, coding for MSHGIVIIGSGFAARQLVKHIRKQDTAIPLSLIAADSMDEYNKPDLSHVISQGQCADDLTRQSMGAFAEQYQLRLYPNTRITDIDVAQHRVKSHDSEWCYDKLVLATGASASVPSVPGHELMLTLNSQQEYRACEAQLQDARRVLVVGAGLIGTELAMDFCRAGKAVTLADCAASVLPTLLPPEVSGRLQHCLVDMGTHLLLKAKLQSLEQTEKGIRARFDGDRISDVDVVVAATGLCPETTLAQRAGIVTRRGVVVDSTLQTSQADIYALGDCAEIAGQVRPFLQPIQLSAIALAKTLLGVSTALALPAMLVKVKTLALPLHLAGESGRGDLRWQIATAPEGMVAQGMDAEGQLRAFVVSEDRMKEAFALLKAL
- the norV gene encoding anaerobic nitric oxide reductase flavorubredoxin, with protein sequence MAIHVKNNIHWVGLRDWEVRDFHGTEYKTLRGSSYNSYLIREEKNVLIDTVDHKFSRDFVQNLRTEIDLAQIDYIIINHAEEDHAGALTELMSQIPNTPIYCTANAIDSINGHHHHPEWHFHVVKTGDTLDIGNGKQLVFVETPMLHWPDSMMTYMTGDAVLFSNDAFGQHYCDERLFNDEVDQTELFEQCQRYYANILTPFSRLVTPKITEILGFNLPVDMIATSHGVVWRDNPTQIVELYLKWAADYQEDRITIFYDTMSNNTRMMADAIAQGINDVDPRVAVKIFNISRSDKNDILTNVFRSKGVLVGSSTMNNVMMPKVAGMLEELTGLRFRNKKASAFGSYGWNGGAVDRVQTRLMDAGFETTLALKAKWRPDIDALEMCREHGREIGRQWALSPLPEAVRATSQPDACACADNAAADLGPQMQCSVCQWVYDPARGEPMQDVAPGTPWSQVPDSFLCPECSLGKAVFDELAVEAV